TTTCTGGCGCAGCTGGCGCACGAGTCCGACGGGTTCTCGCAGCTGGTGGAGAACTTCCACTACACGGCGGCGCGGCTGTGCGCGGTGTGGCCGCACCGGTTCTTCCTGTTGCCGGACGAGCCGGCAGGCCGTCTCGACGCGGACGAGTACGCAGGGCACCCCGAGCTCATCGCGAACACCGTCTACGCCGACCGGATGGGCAACGGCCCGGTGAGCAGCGGAGACGGCTGGCGCTACCGGGGTCGCGGCCTGCTCCAGATCAGCGGCCGCAACAACTACGGCGACGCCGCGCAAGACATCGGCGTGGACGTGCTGCTCAACCCGGACCTGCTGGTCGAGCCGCTCAATGCGGCGATGTCGGCCGCGGCGATGTGGCAGCGCATCGGCGCCAACGAGCTGGCCGATGCCGACACGGCCGAGGCCTTCGGCGAGATCACCTTCGCCATCAACGGCGGCACGGAGGGCATGGATTCGCGCGTCCACTACTGGCAGCTCGCGCGCCGGGTCATCCAGCAGGCTTGACATGCGCACCCTGTCCGCCTCGCTCGTGCTGCGGCTGCTGGCTGCAGCGTCCCTGTGGATGGCGACCGCCGCAGGCGCCGCGCCGGCCGGCGATGCGGCGGCGGAGCCTGCGCCCCGCGTGGTTCAGCTCGGCGGCGAGCTGCGCGTCGGCCGTCCGATCGACGTGCACGTGGCCGGCCTCGAAGCCTGGGCCGCCCACCCGGGCAACTCCGCGTGGCAGCTGGTGCCCTATCTGAACGGTCGGCCGCTCAAGTCCGTGTATCCCACTTCGGTGAACCTGCGCACGGGACGGCTGCAGTACGACCTCTCGGTGAAGGAAGACAACCGGGGCGTCTGGGTCGACGTGCTGAGCCCGCCCACGCTGACCCGGCACATTCGCTTCTCGGTTGGAGCCGAGCGGGGCGACCCGCTCGACACCGACTACACGCTGGAGAAGCAGCCCGCTTCGCTCGTCGTCCTCGAGCCCCATTGGGCGGTCTTGTCGCTGGCCGTGGTGGCCGTCGGCGCGTTGCTGTTTCTTCGCCTGGCGATGACCACGTCGCTGCTGACCGAGGCCTATGTCGACCCGGCGGGGCAGGCGGCCAGCCGCTACAGCCTGGCCAAGGTGCAGATGGCGCTGTGGTTCTTCGTGATCTTCGGCGGCTTCATCCTCATCTGGCTGGCCACCGGCAACTACGCCACGGTCAACGTGTCGGTGGTTTCGCTCCTGGGCATCAGCGCCGGCACCGCGGTGGGCGATGCCTACCTGCGCTCACGCACGATGGATCCGTTGCTGGCCGAGCGCATCGTCGTACGCGAGGGCACCACCGAGCTCGTCATCGACGCGCTTCCCCCGCAGCCGCGGAGCAACCGGCTGCTCGCCCTGCGTGCGTTCTTTCGCGACCTCATGTGCGACGGCAACGGCTATTCGATCTACCGCTTCCAGATGTTCGTCTGGACGCTGGCGCTGTCCATCATCTTCGTGGCGCAGGTCTACTACCACCTGGCGATGCCGACGTTCACGCCGGAGCTGCTGTATCTGCTCGGCTTGAGTTCAGGGACCTACGTGGCCAACAGCGTCCCCGAGATCCGGCATCAGGCGAGCGAGGCCGGCGTGGTGCGCGCCGCCGAGCAGGCAGCGGCGAGGCAAGCGGCCCGTGAGATGGCGGCGGCGCGCGCCCGTCAGGCGCCGTGAGCACAGACCCCATGCATCTGGCCTGCTGCTGTACGGCTGCAAGGTGGCCGAAGGCGAGACGGGACGGTCCTTCGTCGACAGCCTCGCCGCCATCACCGGCGCCGACGTCGCCGCCTCGACCGACTGGACCGGCTCCGCAGCCAAGGGCGGCGACTGGCAACTCGAAGCCAACACCGGCCCGATCGACACCGAGGCGCTTTCCGATGCGGCCTACGCCCACGTCCTCAACACCCTGAATGCGGGCGACATGGTGGTGCTCGGATGGAGCGCGCTCACCGACACCGTCACGATGGCCACGCTGGTCGACATCCCGACCGGCACCACCATCAAGATCACCGACAAGGGATGGGACGGCGTCAACGGCAACTTCACCGCCCTGTCCACCGGCGACGGCGTCGTCACCTGGACGACCAGCGGCCTGGTCTCCGCTGGAACCGTGCTCGATCTGCACCTCGGCGGCTCGGACGCCCCCACCACGCTGACCGATGTGTCGCACGGCATCGACCTCAGCGCCGACATCGCCGTCAGCACCTACACCGTCACCGACCCGCTGAACCTCGCCGGCGACGGCGTGTTCATCTACCAGGACGCCGACAACAACCCGTTCTTCATCTACGGGTTCAACAATTCCGGCGGCACCGTTGCGGGGGTCAACGACGCGCCGGTCCACAGCGTGCCCGCTTCGCAGAACGTCATCGAGGGCGGATCGCTGGTGTTCAGCAGCGCCAACGGCAATGCGATCGGCGTCGACGACATCGACGCCGCCGGCAGCGCGCTGCAGGTCACCCTCACGGCGGCCAACGGTACGCTGACGCTCGGCAGCACGGCAGGCCTGGTGTTCTCGGCCGGCAGCGGCGCGGGCGACGCCACGATGACCTTCACCGCGAATCGCGCCGACATCAACGCCGCACTGAACGGACTGGTGTTCATTCCGTCGGCGGGCTACGACGGTCCGGCCTCGCTGCAGATCACCACCAGCGATCAGGCAGCGTCCGGCGGGGGTGGCCCCCGGTTCGACACGGACACGATTGCCATCACCGTCGTGGCGGACAACCCGCGCGCCGTCGGCATCGATTCGAGCAGCGCCGACGGCGTCTACGGCATCGGCGACGTCGTCACGATCACGATCCGGTTCGACTCCGCGGTGGACGTGGACACCACCGCCGGCACGCCGACGCTGCTGCTCGAGACCGGCAGCAGCGACCGCGTGGCGACCTATGTGTCCGGCTCGGGCACCTCGTCGCTGAGCTTCAGGTACGTCGTTCAACCAGGAGACCTGGCGGCCGACC
The Piscinibacter sp. XHJ-5 DNA segment above includes these coding regions:
- a CDS encoding glycoside hydrolase family 19 protein yields the protein MAMQIDTQALACLMKGGLPRAQVWQPALTMACERYAVATPARLAAFLAQLAHESDGFSQLVENFHYTAARLCAVWPHRFFLLPDEPAGRLDADEYAGHPELIANTVYADRMGNGPVSSGDGWRYRGRGLLQISGRNNYGDAAQDIGVDVLLNPDLLVEPLNAAMSAAAMWQRIGANELADADTAEAFGEITFAINGGTEGMDSRVHYWQLARRVIQQA